Part of the Microbulbifer salipaludis genome is shown below.
AATAGCGAGCACCCGGAACTCTGTGGTCGCTGTGTGGAAAATGTCAGCGGAGCAGGCGAGGTACGCCACTATGCGTAAACTTCTGGCTACCCCCTGGTGCTGGTACCTGTTGGCACTGGTGGTGATCGTGATCGATATCGTCACCAAGGTGTGGGCGGTCGACCGCTTTATGTACGGTCCGGCGCTGCAGATCATTCCCGGGTTTCTGCAGTTTACCTATGCCGAGAATTACGGTGCGGCGTTTAGCTTTCTGGCTGACGCCGGTGGTTGGCAGCGCTGGTTCTTTGGCGCCGTGGCGGTGATATTCAGCGCGGTAGTGATTGTCTGGATCAAGCGGCTGCCGCTGGCGAAACGCTGGGAGCCGACGGCACTGGCGCTGATTCTCGGCGGTGCACTGGGTAACCTGTGGGATCGTATGTTGCTGGGTTATGTGCGCGACTTTATTTCCGTGTACCACGGCAGCTGGCATTTCCCGGTATTCAATGTCGCGGATATGGCGATTTCCGTCGGCGCGGCCATGCTGCTGATTGAGTTGCTGTTTTTTAAAGACAATAGTGAAGAGCCGGGCAAAAACGGCGCGGAAGTGTAAATAATCAGAGATGTACCATGAGTAATAACGTAATCGGTGAGCACAGCCGGGTCACCCTGCACTTTGCGCTGAAACTGGATGATGGCTCCGAGATCGACTCCAATTTTGAAGGAGAGCCCGCAACCTTCATCGTGGGAGACGGCAACCTGCTACCGGGCTTCGAGCAATCCCTGCTCGGCCTGAAAGCCGGTGACGAAGCGGAAATCGAAATTCCGCCGGAAGCGGGCTTTGGTCAGCGTAATCCGTCCAATATCCAGAAAGTGAAGAAAGGGCATTTCTCTCCCGATATGGAATTGGAAGAGGGGCTGGTGGTCTCTTTTGACAATGGTGATGGCGAGTTGCCCGGTGTCATCCGCGAAGTGGGCGAGGATGATGTCGAGGTGGATTTTAATCACCCCCTCGCCGGGCAGACGGTATTCTTTCACGTGAAAATTCTCGAAGTGGCCTCGGTCAATTAATTGTTTGGCTCGACAGGTCAAGGACAGCGCAACATGCAAATTCGCCTCGCCAATCCCCGCGGTTTCTGCGCGGGTGTCGATCGCGCCATTGATATCGTCAATCGTGCACTGGATGTCTTTGGTGCGCCCATTTATGTGCGGCACGAAGTGGTCCACAACAAGTTTGTGGTGGACACCCTGCGCGAGCGCGGGGCGGTGTTTGTGGACGAGCTGGCGGAAGTGCCGGACGATGTGATCGTTATTTTCAGCGCGCACGGCGTGTCCAAGGCGGTGCAGCAGGAAGCGGCCGAGCGCGGCCTGAAAGTCTTCGATGCAACCTGCCCACTGGTTACCAAGGTGCATATCGAGGTCAGCAAGTTCAGCAGCGATGGAAGCGAGTGCGTGCTCATTGGCCACCAGGGCCACCCGGAAGTCGAAGGCACCATGGGGCAATACGACGCTGCCAACGGTGGTGCCATCTATCTGGTGGAAAATGAGCAGGACGTGGCGGCGCTGGCGGTGAAGGACCCGGACAACCTGACGTTTGTCACCCAGACCACACTGTCTGTGGATGATACCTCCCGGGTCATTGATGCCCTGCGCGCGAAGTTCCCGAATATCCGCGGCCCGCGCAAAGACGACATCTGCTACGCCACCCAGAACCGGCAGGACGCGGTCAAGCAGCTGGCGCTGGAGTGCGACCTTGTGCTGGTGGTGGGTAGTCCCAACAGCTCAAACTCCAATCGCCTGCGCGAGCTGGCGGAGCGCTGTGGGGCGGAAGCCTATCTGATTGACGGCTCTGGCTGTATCGACGCCACGTGGTTGCAGGGCAAAAACACCATTGGCATCACTGCTGGTGCCTCGGCCCCAGAGGTGCTGGTGGAGCAAGTCATTCAGAAGCTCCGTGACATGGGGGCAGAGGCGCCCAATGAAGTGGCGGGCACTCCGGAAAACATCAGTTTCAGCCTGCCGAAAGAGCTGCGCACGCCGTAATGCTCAACAGTCCGCGGCGGTGATGGTGTCAACCCTGACCCGGCCGCTGCGTGCCAGTACCAGCCGGTATCCGCTGCCCCCATTCGCGGGGCAGATGGTGAACGATCCTGCCTGAAAACCACCGCTGCTGGCTGTGCCGGCAAAGCGGCTCTCTCCGGTCCCGATAAACGAAACGTAGTTGGCCAGCGGGCCATTCGCGCGAATCGTTACTCCGGTCAGTGGCTCTCCCGTAGCGATCGGATCCTCCCCGGGATCCCTCTCCCCGTCGAAATCCCGATCATGGAATATTTCCCAGCCGGACTGCCAGTCACCCCGTTTGCGCAACGTGGCACGCTGATTGGTGACCACCGCCTTGTTGCGGGTCAGCTTGATGGCCTGCAGTAGTGAGTCGGCTGCTGTGCGGGTTCGATTCGATTCCAGTTGTTGCTGAAAGCTGGGCAATCCGATCGCCAGCAGGATACCGAGAATACTCAGGGTGATTAACAGTTCGACCAATGTGAGACCGCGAGCGTTCACAACTCCTCCTTGAGCTGCCTGTTTCGTGAGCAGCCTCCTTCCTGGCAGCTGCGCGTATTTTTCGGCCCTTTCCCGGCCCCGATAATCTTGATCGGTCGTCCTGCTTGGCCTTTGGCCCAAGGAAATAGTGCACAAAAATTAACACCGGCCAAATTTCGTATCCAGTAACAGCCCCGATGATATTGACGATCGGTTAGAATGCGCGCCAATAATAGGGATACATCCGTACCAGGTGCGTTAGTCGAGCACCCTGTGCGCAAAAAATAATCAATGGTGGTTGGCGAGTTGCAAAAACCGCAGCGGTATCCGGGAGTTCACACTATGGGGTTCAGACAGCAGGGGCTCACCCTGATAGAGCTAATGATCACGCTGGCCGTCCTGGCGGTGGTGGTTGGTATTGCCGTTCCCAGCTTTAACACAATGATTCAGAACAACCGTTCCCTGGCGCTGGGCGAAGAGCTGGCCGGTGCGCTCAACTATGCGCGCAGCGAGGCAGTAAAACGTGGGGCAAGAGTCACCCTGTGCGGCAGTACCGATGGCGCTACCTGTGATGGCTCCTGGGCCGATAACTGGATCGTAGTGGTGGATACCGCAGCCACCGACGATGCCGCCGCACCGGTAGTAGCCAACGCGGCCGCCGTGCTGCGTTTCTGGGAGGCGCCGGACAACAACGCCACCATCGCCGCGACCCAGGGCAGCGCCACGCCCACCTTCGTCCGCTTCACCCGCAAGGGCACCCTCGGGCGCTCTACCGTCGGTACGGTCACCCTGAACACCAGTTTTAGCGGATGCAGCAGTAATAACGCGCGCTTGCTGACCGTCGGCGCTGCGGGAATGCTGAATATGTCGCGCAGTACCGACGGCTGTTCCTGAGCGAGGAGGTAGAACAATGAATAAGCAACAGGGCGCCGGCCTGATCGAAGTTTTGGTGACCGTACTGATTCTCGGCACTTCACTACTTGCCCTTGCCGCGCTGCAGAGTAAATCCCTGCACTACAACCACAGTGCTTACCTGCGTTCCCAGGCCAATATCCTGGCCTATGACATTCTCGATCGGGTGCGTATCAATCGCGCCAATATCGCGGGCTATAACCTGGCGGTGGGTGACGCCAAGCCCACCGGAAGCACCCTGGCGCAGCAGGATTTGAACCAGTGGCTCACCAATCTGGAAACTCTGTTGCCGGGCGCCGACGGCGGGGTTGCGTGTGTCTCTGCCACCCGCTTCTGTACGGTCACCATTCAGTGGGCAGAACAAAACAGCTCTGGCGATGCCAGCGAAGACGAAAGCGAATTCGTCTACACCACCCGGCTGTGAGGGAATATCCGTGAACAGAACAACTATGCGTAGTCAAAAAGGTATCTCGCTGGTCGAGTTGATGATCTCCATTACCATCGGGTTGATCCTGATGACCGGCGTGGTGCAGCTTTTCCTGTCCAGCCGCGCCACCTTTTCCACCCAGCAGGCGTTGGCGCGGGTGCAGGAAAGTGGCCGCATGGCCATGGAATTCCTGTCGGAAGATATCCGTATGGCGGGGTACATGGGATGCATGAGCCGGAACCTGAATTTCCACAATACGCTGAACAACGCGAATAGCCTGCAATACGACTTCGGTGTCGCAATCGAGGGGCTGGACAACGTTGGCGCGACTCCGGTGGCGGAGTACCCCGTGGATATTCTGCAAGGCACCGATGCACTGGTTGTGCGCAGCGCCGGGGGCAATAGCGTAGGGGTCACCAGAAACAATGACAGTGCGCAGTTGTTTGTGGAAAACACTGGAGTTACCGCCACTTGCGATACCGGTGAGGACAGCTACAGCGGGTTATGCGAAAACGACATTCTGGTGGTGTCCGACTGCTCCAAGGCGCGAGTTTTTCAGGCGACCAACCTGCAGGAAAACAGCGGCGGGGTTGAGGTGAACGTGGTGCACTCGGGAGCGAGTGCAGTACCGGGTAATGCCGAAACTTCCTGGGGCGGCAGTAGCAATCCGGAAGAAACCTTCGGTGCAGATTCTGAAATCATCAAAATGAACACCTCGATTTACTACGTCGCCGATGGCACTACCGGCACGCCGAGCCTGTGGCGCCAGATCAACGGTGGCACAGCGCAGGAGCTGTTGACCGGGGTGCAGGACATGCAGCTGACCTATGGGCGCGATACGTCCGGCGATGGCATTCCTGACTCCTATGTGGATGCTTCCGCACTGACCACACCTGCAGCCTGGGAAACCGTATCCAGCGTGCGTGTGCAGCTTTTGATACAGAGCACGGACGACAATGTGCTGGCGGAAGCACAGCCCTATACCTTCAACGGTGTCACTAATAATGCGCCCGGAGATCGCCGCTTACGCCAGGTGTTTATCAGCACCGTGGGTATTCGCAGCCGTCTCCCGTGATTGAGTAATGACCGACCGAGTGAACTATGAAAAAAATACATAGCCAGAGCACATTGTCGCGCCAGCGGGGCATGACCCTGATCGTTGGTCTGATCATGGTTCTACTGATGACGGTGGTGGGCATGGCCGCGATTCGCGGCAGCGGAATGCAGGAACTGATGTCGGGCAACATGCGCGATCGGAATTTGGCTTTCCAGTCTGCGGAAGCCGGGCTGCGTGAAGGTGAAGAGCTTCTGACGGGAGCCACGATACCGCTATTTGATGGTTCCATAGTGGGGCTGGTGCCGTCAATTGACGGGTCCTCGGGGACAGGTTTCTGGGAGACCTATGGCTGGGAGAGCGGTTCAGTGCGCACAGCGCTGGGGCTGCAGCTGGTGGCCAGTCAGCCACAGTATGTTATCGAAGAGGTCACTTCGACTATTACCGTTAACGCCGCAGATGGTGGCGCAGTGGACTTCGCGAGCACATTGAAAACGGAGGACACCGTGTATTACCGAGTGACCAGCCGCGCAGAAGGGGGTAGCGCCGATGCGGTTGTTATTCTCCAGTCCACCTATAAACGTTAAGTCCGGCAGAAGGAAGATTTCATGTACAAGAAACTGAATGCCAAAAAATATTATGCTGGACTGGCGGCAGCCCTAGTGAGTTTGGGTGTGACTCACAGTGCAGTATCGCTGGACTTGGCGCAGAGCCCTCTGTTTCTCAGCGCGGGTGCACCACCGAACGTGATGTTTATTCTCGATGATTCGGGTTCGATGCAGTTTGAAATCACCCCGGAAGACTACCGTCGTAGAACGGCCTTTATGTTTCCGCGTGCGGACGGCGTATACGGGACAGAAAATTTTGATCAAACTACAGAAGGGCGGTATCAGGTCGTAACCCCGGATAGCACAAACGCTTACGGCGTGATGATGCGCTCTCCTCAGATCAATAAAAGTTACTATGATCCCACCATTACTTATCTACCCTGGATAAAGCATGACGGTACTTATTATCCAAATGCTGCTCCAGACTGTGCGCTGCACAACCCCGAGCATACCTCAGGTGATTGCCCGGCTGGTGACACCAAGGTTAATGCGAAGGGCCGTAACCTCACCGCAATAAATGGTAACTACAACAGTAATGCCTGGCGCAGTTGTAGCAAAAACGACGCCGGGGCAATCAGCTGTACGTCTTCCGATGCAGAGCAGAGCTATTGGCCTGCCACCTATTATTGGTATAACGGTGGTGACCAGTGGAACACAGCCAACTACACCAAGGTCGAGATTCGCACTGAGAGTGCGACATACACAGGTCATGATCGCGATCAGCGCACGGACTGTGTTGCCGGGGTGTGTACCTACGACCAGGAGATGCAAAATTTTGCTAACTGGTACACCTATTATCGCTCACGCACACTAGCTGCGCGCGCTGGGATCGGGCGCGCGTTCCAAGCTCAGGGTGAAGACCTCCGGGTCGGTTATGGCTCTATTAACAAAGCGTCAAGTAGCGTTGATGGTGTTGCGACGCGCACCATCGATACGGGCGTGCGCGCCTTTCTCGGAGCGAATCGTTCAACTTTCTTTGACAAACTTTACCAGAGCGATGTGCCTACTTCGGGAACACCCTTGCGCCGCGCATTAGATGATGCGGGGCAATATTTTTCGAGACCGGATAATGAGGGGCCTTGGGGCGAGGATCCGGGAACGGACGATGACACTCCGCACCTAGCGTGCCGCGCCAGTTACACCATCTTGATGACTGATGGCTACTGGAATGGGACTTCTAATTATACTGATGCTGCTGAGGGCAACGTTGATGGTACCGCAGGCTCGGAAATTACCGGGCCTGATGGGGCGTCCTACACCTATAGCGCGGTATCACCTTTCTCGGACGCACACAGTAACACTCTTGCCGATGTCGCAATGCACTATTGGAAGAATGATCTACGCACGGATCTTGCCAATCAGGTGCCAGTGAAAGACGACACAATTGATCCGGCATTTTGGCAGCATATGGTTACATTCGGCGTCGCCTTCGGCGTTGAGGGCTCGGTAAACAAGGACGATGCCTTTGCTGCGATTGACTCGGGTGCGAGCATCACTTGGCCGGAACCGAATAACAACTCCGCAAAAGTGGATGATCTGCTACATGCATCGGTGAATGGTCGGGGTGGCTTCTTTAGTGCTGCGGATCCACAGACATTTGCCAACGATCTGTCTGAAGTGCTGGAAAATATTGTTGGTCGTTCCGATGGTTCTGCCTCATCGGTGGCTACAAACTCCACACGCCTTGGTACCGACACCGTTATTTATCAGGCGCGATTTAACAGCACCGACTGGAGTGGTGAAATCCGGGCGCTGAACTTACAAAGCGATGGCAGCGTTGGCACGACCAAGTGGAAAACCGAAAACGCTGATTTCGCCAGCGCCGCCGTGCGCGATATCTATACCCACAACGGCACTTCCGGTGCCGAATTCGTATGGGCGAATCTCTCCGCGGCGCAACAGGACGCTCTAAAAGATGGCGGTACCGATGCGGACGGCTTGGCGCGTTTGAACTGGGTTCGCGGTATGGACGTAACGGGATTGCGAGAGCGCAATTCGTTGTTAGGGGACATTGTGAATTCCAGTCCCGTCTTTGCTGGCGATAAAAAATACAATTTCAAGGTTCTCTCCGAGGCACTGGGTGGCCTGCTCTATGAGACCTACCATGCAAACCAGAAAACTGGCCGGAGAGAGGTTATTTACGTCGGGGCGAACGACGGAATGCTGCATGCCTTTGATGCGGCTACCGGATCAGAGCTGTTTGCTTATGTTCCCGGCGGTGTATACGGGCAGCTCGCTGACATGAGCGCCACCGATTACGGGAGCACCACGAACCCCCATGTTTATAGCATGGATGGCAAATTGTTCGTCGGAGACGCTTTTGTCAATGGCGCCTGGAAGAATATCCTGGTGGGCTCACTGGGTGCCGGGGGGCGTGGAATTTTTGCCCTGGATGTCACGAATCCGGATGGTTTCGATGCTTCGGACGTATTGTTCGAGCTGACCGAAGCGGACTTCCCCGGAATCGGCAATATCACCGGTGACCCGGTCATCGCGCCGACGAGTGATGGATGGAAGCTATTTTTCGGCAATGGTTACAACTCCGAAAATGAGCGTGCACGCTTGTTTGTTGTTGACCTGGAAAACCCACTAACCGAAACTCGGGTGATCGAAACCAGCGATGCTGGGGCCAATGGTCTCGCCGGCCCAGCGTTGATTGCCAATGCCAGCGGGGAAGTGGAGGCAGCATACGCTGGCGACTTGCTGGGCAATATGTGGAAGTTTGACCTTAGCGCAAATAATGCGAGCAACTGGGATGTTGCCTTTTCCCGAGGACAATCAAAACTGCCTTTGTTTACCGCGATGGATGCCAGTGGCAATGTGCAGCCGATTACCGCCACGCCTACCCTCGGGATCAATGCAGAAATGGATGGCGCTGTGATGGTGTACTTCGGTACTGGCCAGTATTTGGCAAGTACCGACAATACAGTGGGTAATGTTATCAATAGCTTCTACGCTATTGCCGATCAAAATACACTAGTGACCGGACGTGAGCAGTTATTCCAAAAAACCATCGCCACAGAAGCGAACGGAGTGAGAGAGGTTGCGGGCAATACGGATACCAGTTGGTGGGCTAGCAAGAAAGGTTGGTATCTGGACCTGTCGCAAAATGGTAGTGTAACCGGGGAGCGTGTGATCAGTAAGCCGCTGCTGGTGTATGATCGTTTGTTGTTTCCCACCACGATCACCTCTACAGATCCTTGCTCTTTTGGCGGTAGTGGCTGGTTGATGGAGCTTGTAGCCGTGGGAGACCGTTACCAGGGACATAGCATTTTTGGTGAGGACGGTGTGGAAGTCGACTACGCGGTGATTAGTTACTCAGAGATCATTCGCAGTGGTGAGAAAGCATACTTGCCGACCAGTGATATCAAAGGTGTTGTCGATGTGCCCGAAGGTGGCTTTCCGTCCGAAGCGGTTGGCCGTATGTCCTGGCGCCAGTTACGTTAAATGGAATTTGCGAGTGAGATAAAACGATGAAAACGCAAAAAGGTTTTACCCTGATTGAACTGATGATTGTGGTCGCCATCATCGGCATCATTGCCGGAATTGCTTATCCCTCCTATATGGAGTCCGTACGCAAAAGTAACCGGGCGGACGCGAAGGCGACTCTGAACGATGTCGCCCAGCGCCTGCAGCGCTGCTTTACCACCTACAACGCCTACAACCACGCGAGCTGTGGCGTGGCGAACTCACTGAGTGGTGGCGGTAGTATTCAATCCGCCGAGGGGATGTACAGTGTGACTGCTGTTTTGGGGGCTACGACTTACGCCCTCACCGCACAACCCGTTGCCGGCACCAGCCAGGCGGCCGATACCAAGTGTGGTAGCCTGACCTTGAGTAACACCGGTGTGCGCAATGCCAGCGGCAGCTATGGGGCCGCCTGCTGGTAACCCCGGCCTAGGCTTACGCATGATCAATCTGCTGATCGTGAAGTAAATACAACCCGGCCTGCGCCGGGTTGTTTGTTTCTGCTCCTCTTCCTTCCCCTCTTTCTCCACTCCAGCCCAGCACGCGGCAAGTGTTCGAAGCGCTGCGGATCCGAAGGCACTACCTGAATTCACCGTTCATTCCCCCAACCCTGCCGTCCGTCGGAGCTGGCTCCATGTGCCATTTCGCGCGTGCTAGGGTGGCCGAAATATTAGTCTTGCTCGTACTTTATGCACGAAAACAGCATCACGGAATGTGCTGCATGGATGATTTTCGCGCCGCCCACTGGCGCATTGGAGGCATGAACGATGGGGTTCAAACAGCGGGGGCTCACCCTGATCGAGTTGATGATCACCCTGGCGGTACTTGCCGTGGTGGTTGGCATTGCCGTACCTAATTTCAACACGATGATCCAAAACAACCGTTCGGTAGCACTGGGTGAGGAACTCGCTGGTGCCTTGAATTTTGCCCGCAGCGAAGCCGTGAAACGGTCCTCCCGTGTGACCCTTTGTGCGAGTGCCGATGGCAGTGCGTGCGATGGCGACTGGACGGATCAGTGGATAGTGATTGTCGACAGCGCCACCAGTGACAGTGCCCCGGTACCGGTGGTGGGGGAAATCTTGCGCGTCTGGGAGTCGCCGGGCACCAACGCCACGATTGCTGCCGTGCAGGGTGCATCCGATGTGGACTTTATCCGTTTTACCGATAAGGGACTGCTTGGCATGTCGGCCGGTGGGGCGATCGAATTGACCTCCAGTTTGAGTGGGTGCAAGGCAAACTCCGGTCGGAAATTAACGGTGGGCGTGGCGGGGGTCCTGAGTGTCGCCCGCTCGAGCTGCAGTTGATACAAAAGGAAATTGGCAATGAAACAACAACAGGGTGCGGGACTGATTGAAGTGCTGGTTACCGTGCTGATTCTCGGAACATCTCTGCTGGCGTTGGCCGCCCTGCAAAGCAAGTCTCTGCAATACAACCACAGTGCTTATTTGCGGTCCCAGGCCAATATTCTCGCCTACGACATGCTCGATCGTATTCGCCTGAATCAGGAAAAACTCGACGAGTACCTGCTGGAAGAGGCCCCCGTGCCAGCAGAGGGTGCACCTGAAGAACCCTTGCCCAGCGAAACCACCATCGCCAGCCAGGACCTTGCCCAGTGGCAAGCCGCTCTGGCCGCTGCCCTGCCCGGGGCCAGCGGTGAGGTGCGCTGCAACGGCGCCAATAAAGTATGCACTGTGACCATCGAATGGTCCGAGCAGAATAACTCTGGCGATACCAGCGAAGATACCACCACGTTTGTATACAGCACCCGTATTTGAGAGACGCCTCGCAATGATGAATGTTCAAACACAAAAAGGTATCTCACTGGTTGAGTTGATGATCTCAATCACGATCGGCCTGATCCTGATGACGGGCGTGGTGCAGTTGTTTTTAACCAGCCGTACCACATTTTCGACCCAGCAGGCCCTGGCGCGGGTGCAGGAAAGTGGCCGCCTGGCAATGGACTTTCTGGGTGAAGATATTCGCATGGCGGGGTTCGCCGGGTGCAATAGTCGGGGCCTTAGTCAGGACTCGAGTCTTAATCCGGTTGATAAAAAATTCAAGAATTACCTGAATGATGAAAACCTGTTGAGTTTTAAATTCGACGTGGGGATCGAGGGGGAGGACGATGTCTCCGCTAACCCTCCCGCCGGATATCCGGACGACGCCATTGAGGGGACCGACATTCTGGTGGTGCGCAGCGCGGGGGGGATTTCCCTGGGCGTACCCAAGCCGAATGACGCCAATAATGTTTATGCGCGCTATGTGTCGGATGTGGCTCCCTGTGGAGAGGAGCAGACCGGCTCCAGCGGTATTTGCTCCGGGGATATTTTGATTATCGCCAACTGTACCAATGCTATTGCGTTTCAGGCGACGGAGGTGGAGGGCAATGCAAGCACGGGTGAGGTTCGTATCGCACACGGAGCGGGTGATAACCCGGGCAACCGAGTTGTCGCCTGGGACGTGAGTGATGCCGTGTCATCGGCCAGCTTTGCGGACGATGCGCAAATTTTTCAGATGTTGACCACCGTATATTTTATTGCGCAGGGAGCTGGAGGCATTCCCAGTCTCTGGCGCTCATCCAACGGTCTGGCCGCACAGGAGTTGCTGGAAGGGGTGCAGGATATGCAACTCACCTATGGGGTAGACAGCAATAGTGACGGGGTTCCTGAAAACTATGTGGATGCAGGGGATCTTTCCAGTGCCGATGCGTGGGCCGATGTAGTAAGCGTACGCGTGGCGTTACTGGTGCAGAGCAGTGAAGACAATGTGCTCGCAGAGCCGCAGCCGTACACATTTAACGGCGTTACCGTGAATGATCCGGGCGATCGTCGCCTGCGTCAGACCTTCGAGAGCACCGTCGCAGTTCGCAGTCGGGTTTACTGAGAAACAGGTATCAAGGGATCGATATGAAAAATACAGCTTTCCCAAAGCGCTTGCATCAGCAACGGGGTATGACGCTGGTGGTCGGTTTGATCATGGTGTTGCTGATGACCCTGGTGGGGATGGCGGCCATTCGTGGCAGCAATATGCAGGAATTGATGGCGGGCAACATGCGTGACCATAACCTCGCACTGCAAGCGGCCGAAGCGGCGCTGCGTGCCGGAGAGGCGCGGGTGCAGGCGGTGGACCTGCCAGCTTTTGGAACAACACAGTATCCGGAGCTCATGATGGCGCTGGACCAGGGCGGTAGTAGTGAGTACTGGAAATCTTATGATTGGGCCGAGGCGCGGACCGCGGAGCTGGGGCTCAGCGGTGTCGCCCGGCAGCCGGAATATGTGGTGGAAGAGGTCACCTCGTTGACCTCTTTAAATGGTGCAGATGGGGGTGGCATCGATGTCGGCAGTCGACTTATCCAAAACGACAAAGTGATTTACCGAATCAGCAGCCGGGGTTTTGGTGGCAGTGAATCTACGCAGGTACTCCTGCAGTCAACTTTTAGGCAGCCCAAATGATCCGTCGGAACAGAGCCATGTGTATAAAAAACTGGAAAATGAAAACCCTCCTGCAATGCGTTTTGGCATTGTTTTCGGTCGCCGCCGCGCACAGTGTCCATTCAGTGGACTTGGCGCAAAGCCCACTGTTCCTGAGTAATGGTGCCACGCCGAATGTGATGTTTGTGATCGATG
Proteins encoded:
- a CDS encoding type IV pilin protein, whose product is MKTQKGFTLIELMIVVAIIGIIAGIAYPSYMESVRKSNRADAKATLNDVAQRLQRCFTTYNAYNHASCGVANSLSGGGSIQSAEGMYSVTAVLGATTYALTAQPVAGTSQAADTKCGSLTLSNTGVRNASGSYGAACW
- a CDS encoding GspH/FimT family pseudopilin, whose protein sequence is MGFKQRGLTLIELMITLAVLAVVVGIAVPNFNTMIQNNRSVALGEELAGALNFARSEAVKRSSRVTLCASADGSACDGDWTDQWIVIVDSATSDSAPVPVVGEILRVWESPGTNATIAAVQGASDVDFIRFTDKGLLGMSAGGAIELTSSLSGCKANSGRKLTVGVAGVLSVARSSCS
- the pilV gene encoding type IV pilus modification protein PilV, translating into MKQQQGAGLIEVLVTVLILGTSLLALAALQSKSLQYNHSAYLRSQANILAYDMLDRIRLNQEKLDEYLLEEAPVPAEGAPEEPLPSETTIASQDLAQWQAALAAALPGASGEVRCNGANKVCTVTIEWSEQNNSGDTSEDTTTFVYSTRI
- a CDS encoding PilW family protein, whose protein sequence is MMNVQTQKGISLVELMISITIGLILMTGVVQLFLTSRTTFSTQQALARVQESGRLAMDFLGEDIRMAGFAGCNSRGLSQDSSLNPVDKKFKNYLNDENLLSFKFDVGIEGEDDVSANPPAGYPDDAIEGTDILVVRSAGGISLGVPKPNDANNVYARYVSDVAPCGEEQTGSSGICSGDILIIANCTNAIAFQATEVEGNASTGEVRIAHGAGDNPGNRVVAWDVSDAVSSASFADDAQIFQMLTTVYFIAQGAGGIPSLWRSSNGLAAQELLEGVQDMQLTYGVDSNSDGVPENYVDAGDLSSADAWADVVSVRVALLVQSSEDNVLAEPQPYTFNGVTVNDPGDRRLRQTFESTVAVRSRVY
- a CDS encoding pilus assembly PilX family protein, which encodes MKNTAFPKRLHQQRGMTLVVGLIMVLLMTLVGMAAIRGSNMQELMAGNMRDHNLALQAAEAALRAGEARVQAVDLPAFGTTQYPELMMALDQGGSSEYWKSYDWAEARTAELGLSGVARQPEYVVEEVTSLTSLNGADGGGIDVGSRLIQNDKVIYRISSRGFGGSESTQVLLQSTFRQPK